A genome region from Salvia splendens isolate huo1 chromosome 19, SspV2, whole genome shotgun sequence includes the following:
- the LOC121779946 gene encoding uncharacterized protein LOC121779946: MVAATNGGTEFATGAFAAQVITGRWFMVFATTLIMSAAGATYMFGLYSPEIKTSLGYDQTTLNLLSFFKDLGSNVGVLAGLINEVTPPWVVLSIGSVLNLFGYVMIWLAVTRRIARPQVWHMCLYICIGANSQSFANTGALVTAVKNFPESRGAVLGLLKGFVGLSGAIITQIYNAVYHNDPRALILLIGWLPAAISFVFLRTIRIIKVVRIPHELKVFYRFLYVSLGLAGFLMLLIILQKQLNFTRAEFIAGAATVVCLIFLPLVIVFKEELYLTNKKNQELSNLPPQIQIVEQKPPPPPPAATAAPPPENQKISCWNPESMFHPPARGDDYTILQALFSLDMLILFFATICGVGGTLTAIDNLGQIGASLGYPKKSISTFVSLVSIWNYLGRVVAGFGSEHFLKKYKFPRPMMLTLTLAVSCIGHLLIAFDVPNGLYFASVIIGFCFGAQWPLLFAIISELFGLKYYSTLYNFGSVASPIGLYLLNVRLTGHLYDKEALKQLRAAGRARVKGEELDCNGAVCFRVAFLVIAAATAFGAAVSLLLVVRTRKFYRSDIYKKFRDEAEAAAAEEERAVVASAAANGNGNGAHASK, from the coding sequence ATGGTAGCAGCAACCAACGGAGGAACCGAGTTTGCCACCGGGGCCTTCGCGGCCCAAGTGATCACAGGGCGATGGTTCATGGTATTCGCCACCACCCTGATCATGTCCGCGGCTGGCGCCACCTACATGTTTGGTCTCTACTCCCCAGAGATCAAAACATCCCTGGGGTACGACCAGACAACCCTCAACCTCCTCTCCTTCTTCAAGGACCTCGGCTCCAATGTCGGGGTCCTAGCCGGGCTAATCAACGAGGTCACCCCGCCCTGGGTCGTCCTCTCGATCGGCTCCGTCCTCAACCTCTTCGGCTACGTCATGATCTGGCTGGCCGTCACCCGCCGCATCGCCCGCCCCCAGGTCTGGCACATGTGCCTCTACATCTGCATCGGCGCCAACTCGCAGTCGTTCGCCAACACTGGGGCCCTCGTCACCGCCGTCAAAAATTTTCCCGAATCCCGAGGCGCAGTCCTCGGGTTACTCAAGGGCTTTGTGGGGCTCAGCGGCGCAATCATCACCCAAATCTACAACGCCGTATACCACAACGACCCCCGCGCCCTCATCCTCCTCATCGGGTGGCTCCCGGCCGCCATCTCCTTCGTCTTCCTCCGCACCATCCGCATCATCAAGGTCGTCCGAATTCCCCACGAGCTCAAGGTCTTCTACCGATTCCTCTACGTCTCCCTCGGCCTCGCCGGATTCCTCATGctcctcatcatcctccagAAGCAGCTCAACTTCACCCGCGCCGAATTCATCGCCGGCGCCGCCACCGTCGTCTGCCTAATCTTCCTCCCACTCGTCATAGTCTTCAAAGAAGAACTTTACCTCACCAACAAAAAAAACCAAGAATTATCCAATCTCCCTCCACAAATCCAAATCGTAGAGCAaaaaccgccgccgccgccaccggcgGCCACGGCGGCGCCGCCTCCGGAAAATCAAAAAATTTCCTGCTGGAATCCGGAAAGCATGTTTCATCCACCGGCTCGCGGCGACGACTACACGATCCTCCAGGCGCTCTTCAGCCTGGACATGCTGATTCTGTTCTTCGCGACGATTTGTGGCGTTGGCGGAACCCTAACCGCCATAGACAACCTCGGCCAAATCGGAGCCTCTTTGGGCTATCCGAAGAAGAGTATTAGCACATTCGTGTCGCTGGTGAGCATATGGAATTATCTAGGAAGAGTCGTTGCCGGATTCGGGTCGGAGCATTTTCTGAAAAAGTACAAATTTCCGCGGCCCATGATGCTAACCCTAACCCTCGCGGTTTCGTGCATCGGCCATTTGTTGATCGCTTTCGACGTTCCGAACGGGCTCTACTTCGCGTCGGTGATAATCGGGTTCTGCTTCGGGGCGCAGTGGCCGCTGCTGTTCGCGATCATTTCCGAGCTATTCGGGTTGAAGTATTACTCGACGCTTTACAATTTCGGGTCGGTGGCGAGCCCGATCGGGTTGTACTTGCTGAACGTGAGGCTAACGGGGCACTTGTATGATAAGGAGGCGCTGAAGCAGCTTCGGGCTGCGGGGCGGGCTCGGGTTAAGGGGGAGGAGCTGGATTGTAACGGGGCGGTGTGTTTTAGGGTGGCGTTTTTGGTGATTGCGGCGGCGACGGCGTTCGGGGCGGCGGTGTCGCTGCTGCTGGTGGTGAGGACGAGGAAGTTTTATAGGAGTGATATTTATAAGAAGTTCAGGgatgaggcggaggcggcggcggccgaggaggagagGGCGGTGGTTGCCTCCGCCGCCGCGAATGGGAACGGTAACGGTGCCCACGCTTCAAAGTAG
- the LOC121779985 gene encoding developmentally-regulated G-protein 3, whose translation MATVMQKIKDIEDEMARTQKNKATAHHLGLLKAKLAKLRREILTPTSKGGGGAGEGFDVTKSGDSRVGLVGFPSVGKSTLLNKLTGTFSEVASYEFTTLTCIPGVITYRGAKIQLLDLPGIIEGAKDGKGRGRQVISTARTCNCILIVLDAIKPITHKRLIEKELEGFGIRLNKEPPNLSFRRKDKGGINLTSTVTNTNLDLDTVKAICGEYRIHNADISLRYDATADDLIDVIEGSRVYMPCIYVVNKIDQITLEELEILDKLPHYCPISAHLEWNLDGLLEKVWEYLNLTRIYTKPKGMNPDYDDPVILSSKKRTVEDFCTRIHKDMLKQYKYALVWGSSAKHKPQRVGKEHELEDEDVVQIIKKV comes from the exons ATGGCGACCGTTATGCAGAAAATCAAGGACATCGAAGATGAG ATGGCAAGAACTCAGAAGAACAAAGCCACTGCTCATCATCTTGGCCTGTTGAAG GCAAAGCTAGCGAAGCTTCGAAGAGAAATTCTCACACCAACCTCAAAGGGAGGTGGTGGCGCTGGAGAAGGTTTTGATGTTACAAAAAGTGGTGATTCAAGAGTTGGTCTTGTGGGCTTCCCTTCAGTTGGGAAATCAACACTCTTGAACAAGTTAACTGGCACCTTTTCAGAG GTTGCTTCATATGAATTTACTACTTTAACTTGCATTCCTGGTGTAATCACATACCGAGGAGCCAAAATTCAG CTCCTAGATCTTCCTGGTATTATTGAGGGTGCCAAAGATGGAAAGGGTAGAGGAAGGCAG GTTATCAGTACCGCCCGGACATGTAACTGCATCCTCATTGTCTTGGATGCAATAAAACCAATTACTCATAAACGCCTAATAGAGAAGGAGCTTGAGGGATTTGGCATAAG ATTAAACAAGGAGCCACCAAATCTCTCTTTCCGGAGGAAAGATAAAGGTGGGATCAATCTTACATCCACAGTTACCAACACAAACCTTGACCTCGACACCGTGAAGGCAATTTGTGGAGAATATCGGATACACAATGCTGATATCAGTCTCCGATATGATGCAACAGCAGATGATCTCATAGATGTCATTGAAGGAAGTAGGGTATACATGCCTTGCATCTATGTTGTGAACAAAATTGATCAGATTACACTTGAAGAGCTGGAGATTTTGGACAAACTTCCACATTATTGCCCAATCAG TGCTCATTTGGAATGGAACCTTGATGGCCTTTTAGAAAAAGTATGGGAGTATCTCAATTTAACTCGCATATACACAAAGCCCAAGGGGATGAATCCTGATTATGACGATCCTGTAATATTGTCATCAAAGAAAAGGACAGTTGAGGACTTTTGTACTAGAATCCACAAGGACATGCTGAAGCAATATAAATA TGCCTTGGTTTGGGGTTCAAGCGCGAAACACAAGCCCCAGAGGGTGGGAAAG GAGCACGAACTGGAAGATGAGGATGTTGTGCAAATCATCAAAAAGGTTTAA